In Desertifilum tharense IPPAS B-1220, the DNA window CCGTAAGAGTAGGGTATCGCGGGTAATGCCTGCATTGTTCACCAAGATATCGACGCGGCCCCATTTTTCCATTGTGGCGTTGATAAGGTTCTCGACTTCATCGGCTTTGGAGACATCGGCAGCTAGCGCGATCGCAGTTTGTCCCATTTCTGTTATCGTACTGACAACCTCTTGGGCGGCGGTACTAGAACTGGCGTAGTTCACCACGACTTTCGCACCTTCGCTAGCTAAGGCTATGGCTACAGCGCGTCCAATTCCCCGCGAAGCACCTGTGACGATGGCGACTTTATCGTTTAAGCGTGACCCTTCCATTTTTTATCCTTTTCTAAGCATTGCCTAATCTAGGCTCCGAGATAATTGGACTAGAATCAAGCCAGAGCCTGAAAAAATTTACGGTGCGATATGGCAGTTAAACGAGAATTCAACAGTTTTGAAGATTTACTGAGTCTTTCTGATTTGCCGATGCTGGTTGATTTCTATGCGACTTGGTGCGGGCCTTGTAAGATGATGTCACCGATTCTCGACCAGGTGCAAGCCCAACTTAAGGGGAAGTTACGGGTGGTGAAGATTGACTCGGATAATTATCCCCAATTGGCTTCAACCTATGGCATCCAAGCTTACCCTACCTTGATTTTATTCAAAGGGGGCAAGCCTGTGGAGCGGATTGAAGGGGTGGTACAAGCACCTCAACTCGTTCAACGCTTGCAAAGCTTCCTTTAAGTTAAGCAAAAACGGGTTCGTGCGTGGCTAGGAGTTGTTGCAACTTAGTTAGTAAGGCTTGGGTTTGCTGGTAGGCGATGAGGTTGCGTTGCTGGTGGAAGCAATGACAGGCGGTTTGCAGATCGGCGATCGCGTTTTGGTGATACCCTTGGCGATGGTAGAGTAAGCCGCGATTGACGTAAGCTTCTGCATTCTGAGGGTTGAGGGCTAAAACGGCGCTAAAGTCTTGAATGGCGTCGTGGAGGTGGCCTAAATGATGGCAGGCGCACGCTCGGTTATAGTAGGCTCTGGTATTGTGGGTA includes these proteins:
- the trxA gene encoding thioredoxin; its protein translation is MAVKREFNSFEDLLSLSDLPMLVDFYATWCGPCKMMSPILDQVQAQLKGKLRVVKIDSDNYPQLASTYGIQAYPTLILFKGGKPVERIEGVVQAPQLVQRLQSFL